In the Vanessa atalanta chromosome 13, ilVanAtal1.2, whole genome shotgun sequence genome, ATAGCTTTATACGATGTCTGCGCTACTTGTGGTTACGGCATGGAACTAAGTCACGTCGATACTAAGTGCAGAGTGTCGTCATTTTCTGGACGTCATATGCTTTGCGATGCTCTTAAGGTAcactttgaatgttattttGGAAAAATTGAACACGATTCGGTGTAGTATTGCTGTTTCAGCTTCTTGTTTAAAcgaaatatgtttattgaataaacaaatattttagggCGCAAAAGTAGTCGTAATTGTTGCAAGAAATCAATGTGATACCTTCGAAAACAATGCTCCGATCGTAACAGAAATTACACTGCAGATTTGTAATACTTGCCCTGACGTAAGTTTAAAGATTTATTGGATGTAATACTGTTAAAgtgtataaataatgattaatatgtctTTGTAGGCTTTTACGATTGTAGCAACTGAGCCCATAGAAAGCCTGGTTCCGCTAGTTAGTGAAATACAAAGACTGCGTGGCATATACAACCCGCGATTGCTTCTGGGTTGTGTGGAGTTAAACTGTGTTCGCGCAAATACAGTGTTGGCGAATTTTATGCGAGTACCACCGGAATCGGTTCGTGTGCCTGTCATTGGCGGAGCTACACCTAAAACGATGGTCCCGGTACTTTCCGCTGCAATTCATCCATGTACCATGTCACAGGAACaggttaattttaaaacaaaagttatactttaatataaactattgatataattaatagtaaaccTTTCATTCTAATATAACAGACTGAATGTGTGACGTCGTCTATAATGAGCGGGAACGAGGCAGTATGTGCAGCTAAGTGCTCGTGTACTGAAACTGCTTGTCTAGCGGGCGCATACGCTCTGGCAAGAAATACTATTAACGTTGTTAAGGGTCTGCAAGGTGGAAGAAATATCATACAGTGCGCCTACGTAGACAGTCTCGGCACTTGCGCTCCTGACTGTCAATTTTTTGCAAGCGAAGTAAGAAACAGTTTAACTGCATTCCATCGACTTAATATGAAACAAATCTTGAAGAGAAATTGTATGATTTCAATTTCAGGTTAATTTAGGACCTTCTGGAATCGAGAAAAATTTAGGTATTCCGGAACTATCCAAATTTGAGAACTGTCTTCTATGCAATTGCTTGCCCTACGTTCGTAATGAGATAGCTCGCGCTATATGGCTGGTAAGATAGCGTTTCTTGaataattgaaaaacaataatctatattcgttttttttctttgaagttGGATTACAGACTCgcataagtattttaatgacaTTAGTTATAATTTGCTTAACAGGTATATACAATGTGCCATCAATGTTGCTGTTCCACCTGTGTGGCTCATCCAGGCACATGTTTCACGCCTCCTATCGTCCCATGTGTACCACCTACCAACTGGACTTGCGACTGCCCTGATACTTGCCGAGACGAATACCTAGCTtcagtaagtattttataagagttaaataatgattatttgaaCATCATCATTAATGGCGATATTTTACGCATATAACAtcagtttttttcttttgtaattccTTAATCACGAAAATTTCACCAAAAACTACATTACTTTGTAACCCAAATAACTCAAGAGGTTTTATAGTCCattgaaattttacatttcCCCTTGTGTTTCTCAGAggacgtaattttattttagggatGTATCAGTTGCTTTATaactttttgtttcattttacaaaaatacaaattttgtttaaaaaataattgataattctGTCAATATATTTGCCCAATTTAGTTTAGTtgcatcaatatattttttactaaactgtacataatataatctgCTAATTATGATAgtttcatacttttttatagATATGTCGTGAAATGAGCTGCAAATGTGGAAGCACAGAACTGTGCTGGAGACCCCGGGAGGCGGACTACAATGCCGCGCGAGCTGCCAACTTGAAACATCAAATGCCATTAAAAGGACTTTCATGTAATGTTTGCAACGTACCAAGAAGCGTACGAATCGACAAGGAATTGAGAAATAGATTCAAAGACTCCTAGAATTTCAAAAACTTCCAACATATTCGGTGtcgacatatttttatttgtaattgccCAAATTGGATTTTGTTGTATTTGTGAAGAGTTCCACAACTGTAAACGTAGTGGTGTTtggtatacaaaaaaataacacttcaaaatatgtttattaaaaaaaaagtatcgcaCATTATAagctgtaatttattaaacataatttttataattattttttataaataaaacggaaCAAAATtagaaatcaaattatatttttattatcgtcATAATCATGAATGAAATAAACTTCTAATTTTGCTTTGGACATCGCTAACTTTACCTTTGACGCTATCGAAAAAAACCCTCAGAGCCTCAATGTTTTTCATTTCGGATTGCTTCTCTATATTAAGTGTTTGCTCTCTTTCAATTGGGCAGATTTCATTGGCCGTTGATTTAGATTTTCCTAAACCTTTCTGTGAATATATCTTCATATATAgcaaattatttcaaatcatattataatatataaaataagcataCCCTTGATATATTGACATTGATTCCAGATGGTTGATTCACACATTTCAATGATTTCTGTAATTTCAAACCAATTTATGAGTAAAAACTCACTTGTTGTATATTAGACAACGATATATAATACCTAACAAATACCTTTGGTAAGCATATAGTGATTCCAGAGGGACCCTTAAGTGGTGCCATATTCTTGAAGCAGGGCCCGATAGAGGTTTTACGgcttaatatacatacatcacTCGGATTTCCCTCTACACCCTatattccataataaataaatattttaataataagtacctacatcacaatagttaatattataataataaaatggggCCTCGACACGTTTACCTTTGCAATATTCTCGTATTTTTTCcaagatatttctttattttcttccGAAGGCGACATTGTTTtctggaatatatatttttttgtatacctTTAATATCCCGAAAGGAACTTTATATCGAAACCTCCCAATGACTAATAGACAAACATAGCTCATAATCGAAGGTATTTGTTTATTAGACTACTACTTACCTACTTTAGGcagttttttaattgtattcatgtgaaattcgttaaaataaaataattatttaaaagatcttatttacaaaataaacatttaatggTTTGAATCAAATGACAGTTTTATAATGAACGTAtatgtctatattatattaataaatcgctaatacatttgtaattttatataaattaaaaaccgtAACATGATAACATTTAGGTAAGTTACACACTTCGATATCTACAACAcaaattacaatacatatttaatcCCTATTTTGCTTTAGACGAGGGCGAACTCACGCATCCATTGCAAATTTAGAAGTGGAcggagatataaaaaaaaaactacttttattgataattttatgtacACAGTTTCGCACACGCACCAAGTTCacgtcttattatatttataattctagcCAGCCATTCCCAGACAACAAGAAATCCGATTATAAAGACACATTAGCGTTCGTGTTCTCATTTATAACTTAATCATAGATGCTATTTAAG is a window encoding:
- the LOC125068057 gene encoding malate dehydrogenase, mitochondrial-like, which produces MFTRYLWNMGKEYLRITKTSVTQNCVREHKLVLNRMRRPYSTCPAGMKITICGAAGCTGQPLALLLKQCPLLDEIALYDVCATCGYGMELSHVDTKCRVSSFSGRHMLCDALKGAKVVVIVARNQCDTFENNAPIVTEITLQICNTCPDAFTIVATEPIESLVPLVSEIQRLRGIYNPRLLLGCVELNCVRANTVLANFMRVPPESVRVPVIGGATPKTMVPVLSAAIHPCTMSQEQTECVTSSIMSGNEAVCAAKCSCTETACLAGAYALARNTINVVKGLQGGRNIIQCAYVDSLGTCAPDCQFFASEVNLGPSGIEKNLGIPELSKFENCLLCNCLPYVRNEIARAIWLVYTMCHQCCCSTCVAHPGTCFTPPIVPCVPPTNWTCDCPDTCRDEYLASICREMSCKCGSTELCWRPREADYNAARAANLKHQMPLKGLSCNVCNVPRSVRIDKELRNRFKDS